One Leuconostoc mesenteroides subsp. mesenteroides ATCC 8293 genomic window, CTTGATTTAGGTGGCATTACACCTGATACTAAAAAAATTATTGATACATTAGCAATTGCTAATGAGTTACCTGTTGTTATCATGGTTCGCCCACGTGGTGGTGATTTTGAATATAGTAGTAGTGAAGTCGAACAAATGTTGGATACCATGCAAATAATTGCTGATGTTGGCGGTGAGATAGTCACTTTTGGTGCTGTCTCCGCCGATGAACTAGACTTTGATAGTATGTCTATTTTAATTGGTTGCGCTCATAAATTGCATTTACAAGTTGTCATGCATATGGCATTTGATCAAATCGCAAACCATAAACAACAAAATGCGATGAATTGGCTATCTGACCATGGTGTCAAGCGGATACTAACTCATGGTGGTCCACTGTCAGTACCAATCATGCAGTCGCTGCCCCATTTGCAAACACTAGTCAACAGCGCCCCAGCAAATTTAACAATTTTACCTGGTGGCGGTGTAACAAAAATGAATGCTGAAGCCATAGCTAATATTCTAGGCGTTAATGAGGTCCATGGCACACAAATTGTTTAATTTTTAGCACGATACGATTTTAAAATCAAGGAGAGCTATGATGGATAACAAAAAAATAATTGTTGTTGGTGGGACAGGTTTTGTTGGTCAGGGCGTCTTATCAGCTTTGAACAACAAGAACTTTGAATTGCATAGTTTATCACGGCACCAATTCATTCCCTCTGACGCAACTGACCAAGTCACTTACCACGCTGCTGATTTAAATAAGCCTGGAGAATGGCAAGATTTGCTCAGAGAAGCGGATTGGGTTGTCGATGCTGTAGGAATATTGCTACCCAACCCTTTCAAACATATTAATTACCAAAACAGTAGCGTTCAGCCCGCGCAAAGACTCTTGGATGTTCTTGCGACAACGCACCAAACTAAGTTTTTGTTTGTATCCGCCAATGTGACACCCTTCTTTTTAAATGCCTATTTGCGGGCCAAATTAACCGTAGAACACTCGGCTAAAGCCCTATTAAACGACAGAGCTTATAATGTTTATCCTGGTATTGTCTATGATAAATCAAGAATTTATTCTTATATTCCCGCTATTATTCTTGTAACCCTGCAACGCATCCCTGGATTAAAATTTTTACAGCGTTATCGTCCTGTAAGTCGCAAAACCTTTGCTATAGAAGTTGAAAATATTTTAAATGGCAAGGAAAGCGCCCTATTGAAACGAAATATAAAAATAAAATAACTGCTGAAAAAGCGTTCGACTAAATCATTTAGCCGAACGCTTTTATTATCTATAACTTGATTTTTAATAAACATAGACCGTTACTACCGTAACAACACCGAAAATTACACCTGGTATATTAGCTAGAATAACAGGCCAATCCTTATAGGTCTTTAGCCAGCCATAAGTCACCCACAAAGTTGCATTGACCGTGGCACACAATGGTTGAAGTACCGATACAGGATTTCCGGATAGATTAGCTGTAATCTGTGGAATATAAGAAATATACATCAAACAACAAAATACTACCGCTACCTTACTTAACAGTTTCAGAAATCTAATTCTCTCTTGACTAACTTCTTTTCTTGACTCTTTCGGGACGTAATTGTCGTAATTCATTGGGTTCCTTTCATATGTAAATACAATGTTTTCATTATAACATTATGTGATTTTTATGTAAAATACGCCACAAATATTGCTTTTTATTTTAGGATGAATGCTATGTTCGTCACATTCAAAAATTTAATTTAAAATGATTCTTGATTTTTGAATTCAGAACGTTGTATAATAAAAACAGATTAGAATTGTTCTAACAAAGAAAAGGAGAAATTATGACTACAAATTTTATTGATTCAGAAATAACAGATTTCAAAGTGAATGCATACCACGATGGTGATTTCACAGAAGTAACTAAGCAAGATACCTTAGGTAAATGGGGTGTTTATTTCTTCTACCCTGCCGACTTCTCATTTGTTTGCCCTACTGAATTGGGTGACTTAGCTGATCACTACGCTGACTTCCAAAATATTAATGCTGAAATTTATTCTGTATCTGAAGACAGCGAGTTTGTTCACAAGGCTTGGGCAGAAGCTACGGATACAATTGCTAAAGTAAAGTATCCTATGTTGGCTGATCCAGCTGGTAAGTTGGCTCGTTTCTTTAATGTTTTAGACGAAGATGCAGGCTTGGCTTTCCGTGCAACTTTCATTGTTGATCCTGAAGGAAAAATTCAGTCATATACCATCAACAACATGGGTATTGGCCGCAATGCTGAAGAAATCTTACGTACACTTGAAGCTGCACAATTCGTTGCTGAACATGGGGACCGTGTCTGCCCTGCCAATTGGCACCCTGGTGAAGACACAATTGCTCCGAGCTTAGACTTAGTTGGTAAAATTTAGAGGTTACGCAATGACTGAACCACATATTTATGACACGATTATTATAGGTGGCGGACCTGCTGGTTTATCAGCCGGTATTTACGCTGGCCGTTCAACAATGGATACCTTAATTATTGAGGGTGACCAAATTGGTGGGCAAGTCACAACAACCTCAACTGTTGCAAATTATCCTGCTGTTGAAACAATTGATGGTACAGCATTAGTCAATAGAATGCAGCAACAGGCAAAAAGTTTTGGTGTTCAATTCGTTTTTGATACCGTGACTGATTACAATTTTAGTGATGAGGTCATAAAAACAGTTACTGGTAAAAAAGATACTTACCATGCACGTAGCATCATCATTGCTACAGGTGCTGAACCTCATCAAGTTGGTTTCCAAGGTGAGCAAGATTTTCGAGGCCGTGGTGTGGCCTATTGCTCAACTTGTGATGGTGAATTATTTAGTGGATTAGAAGTATTCGTCATCGGTGGCGGCTATGCTGCTGCTGAAGAAGCTGATTACCTCACAAGATTTGCACGTCACGTCACCATTGTGATGCGATCTAATGACTTTACTTGCCCGCCACTAACTGCTGATCGTGCACGCCTCAACCCCAATATCACCATTTGGCCAAACACAGAAATTCAAACGGTGGCTGGTCAAAACTACTTAACTGATGCAACCTTTATTAACAACAAAACAAATGAGCAAACTACTTACCATGTTGCTGATGGTGATAATACATTTGGTATTTTTGTTTACGTAGGCACAGATCCGCAAACAAAAATGTTCCAACATGATATTATGTTGGATGAGCACAAATATATTGTGACTGATTCCCAGGGTCAAACGAATATTCCGGGGGTGTTTGCTGCTGGGGATGTCATTTCTAAGCCACTTAGACAAATCGTCACGGCGGCTTCTGATGGTGCCAATGCCGCTACTAATGCAGAGCTATTTGTGTCAGAACAAAAGCACAGGCTTAATATTCCGGTTAACCGTTCCGCAGTGTCCTCTCCAAAAACCGACGTTACTAAAGGACCTACAAGTACTATTGATGCAACTGATCATTCTGCCCTTCCTACTCACACTGGACAGTGGTTCGCAAAAGAAATTATACAAGCCTTACAACCTATTTTTGATAAACTTACGCAAGATGTTACCCTGCATCAATTGACAGACGACTCATCAAAAAGTCATGAACTTTCCTCATTTTTGGAAGAGTTTAGCCAACTAAGTAGCCACCTGAAATTTAAAATGGAACCTACTAGTACTGAACTAGAAAGCAAATATCATGTTCACCACATGCCAAACTTTAGATTGCTTACTGACAATAATGAAGATACTGGAATTCAATTTAGTGGTATTCCTACCGGACATGAGTTAAATTCTCTAGTTCTAGCGCTCTATAATATTGCTGGGCCTGGTCAAACAATTGATACAGAGCTTGTCCAACGTATACAGCGTTTACCAAAAACAGATCTGAATATTGGTGTGTCATTAACTTGTCATTTTTGTCCAGATGTTGTGGCTGCTTGCCAACACATTGCCGCAATTAATGATAATGTAACTGCCGAAATGATTGACTTGCAATTATTCCCTGAACTACGCGAATCACATCATATCATGAGTGTACCCGCGATGATTATTAATAATAGCGATAATGTTATTTTTGGTAGCCAATCACTGGAAGAAATCGTTTCCGCCATCGAGACAAGCAGCCCCTTGCCTGTCCATTGATTTAAATCAAAAAAAAAAAAACTACTCCAGGTTAAGTAGTTTGTTTTTTTATGCATACGAATATTAGAAGTGAGCCAACTCCGCTATTATTACGTGATACAATTAAAGAATGATAAATTAAACAAATAAAACGTTTGTAACTATGATATAAATATTTTCTCGGCTGCAACAAATGATAAAAGGAAGTACACAGAATGCCCTTAGATGGACTATTTACGCACGCGATTGTGCATGAACTAAATGATTTAATTACAGGTGGTCGCATCACCAAGGTGCACCAACCTTATCCAAATGAAATTGTACTCGTGGTCCGTAATAATGGGCAGAATTATCCGCTCCTACTGAGTGCTCATCCCAGCTACGCACGTGCCCAAATCACACGTATTCCCTACGAAAACCCGCAAACTGCACCAAACTTCGTAATGTTTTTACGACGCTATTTAGAAGGCGCTAAATTACAAAAAATTGAGCAAGTTGAAAATGATCGTATCATTAATTTTTACGTTAATGCACGTAATGAATTAGGGGACATACAAGAAATCCGCTTAACCTTAGAGATGATGGGACGCCACTCAAACCTATTTTTAGTTCGTGAAAGTGATGCCCGTATCCTGGAACTAATTAAACATGTTCCTGCTGACCAAAATCGTGTCCGTTCTTTGATTCCTGGTGCAACTTATGTTTTGCCTCCTGCCCAGAATTTGAAGAATCCGTTTACTGCAGGGCTAGATGGTTTAGCTCAAATGATCCTAGATACACCTCTCGAAGAATGGCCTAAATACATTCAAAAAACGTATCAGGGATTCGGAAGAGAATCCGCGGAAGCATTGGCTCGAGCAATTAATCAGGCAGGTGATCAATTAGCGCATGCGCGTGAATGGTTGGCTCATTTTGACCATCTCGCCCCCACACTTTTCACTTCAAAAGATGGTTCTCTTAGTTACTCTGCCTTTGACTGGTTGCAAGACAGCGCGTCACAGGAAGAATTTCCAACGTTAGGCACCATGCTTGACGCCTATTACATCGGAAAAGCTGAAAGAGAACGTGTCAACCAACAAGCCGGTACCCTCGTTCGGGTTGTTAAAAACGAATTGAAAAAAAATACGGCTAAGCGAAAAAAATTATTAAAAACACTTGAAGACGCTGAAAATGCTGATGAGTTAAAAGTCAAAGGTGATTTGTTAATTACCTACCCTCACCTCGTTCAAAAAGGAATGAAAAGCGTATCTATTGAAAATTATTATGATAATAATAATTTACTAGAAATTCCCTTAGATCCTAAACTAAACGGTCTGAAAAATGCTGAAAAATATTTCAACAGATACCGTAAATTACGTACGGCCGTAGATTTTGTTAATGAGCAAATTGCGTTGACCGACGCAGAAATTGATTATTTTAATAATATTGTCGCACAATTAGATGTTGCATCTCCAAAGGACGTAGAAGATATCCGCCTCGAATTAACCGCTGAGGGATACATTCGCGCCAATAAGAAAAATAAACAAAAACCAAAGGTATCAAAACCTGATAAATTCGAAAGTTCCGATGGTACGTTGATTGAAGTTGGTAAAAACAACTTGCAAAACGAACGACTTTCATTAAAACAAGCTGATCGTCGAGATATTTGGTTACACGTCCAAAAAATACCAGGATCACACGTTATTATTCATGATTCTAATCCTTCAGATACAACGCTTATTGAGGCCGCAAAGCTCGCTGCTTACTTCAGCAAGGCGCGTGAATCTGCCAATGTCCCCGTCGATTATTTACCTGCCGGAAAACTGCGCAAACCAAATGGTTCAAAGCCAGGTTTTGTTATTTTTGAAGGACAGCAAACACTATATGTTACGCCCGATGCTAGTTTAGTTTCAAAACTGAAAATAAAATAATAAAAAGACCAAAACAAATGCTTTGGTCTTTTTTTGTTCCTCGAAAAATCTACTTTTTTATAGCTTGGTATAAAATAAATGGTGCTTGTGTTTTTTCATTTAACCAACTCTTATAGTGATACTCTTGTTCTATTTGTTGGATTTGTTCTGCTGAAAAATCTTCTAACTTTGGATACCGAACTGTAATTTCACTAAATCCTGCTCGCTTTAAATTTGTTTCATACATACGATTTGGCCAGTTAAAATCATGCAAAATAAGTTTTTCTTGCGAGTCCAGATTCAACTTTTCAACACGTTCTTCACCATAACTATAAAATTTCCCCGGTTCACCATTTTGAAAAGTTGAAAATGGTACACCCGTGGTATTTGGATTAGTATCTAAAATGATGAAGTGACTGTTTGGTCGCAATGTTCGATAAATTTCCCTCATAATCTTTAAAATTCGTTGTTCAGACTGATTGTTAATAAAAACATAGCACGCAATCGCACCATTTACTGAATTATCAGAGATAAAATCTAAATTATCTTTTTTAACAATTTTATAATCAATTTGCTGATGCTTACGCTCTCTTTTCGCAATTTCAATCATTTTAGCAGACTCGTCAACCGCAACTATATCGGCTGATAGTTGGTTTGCTAAACGCAGCGAAACTTTTCCAGGGCCACATCCATAGTCTAATATTTTCTTTGCTTGAGTCGATTTCAAAATCGACAAAACAAAATTATATCCCAAAACCTGTTCTAATACGTCATTATAGTCGTTAAACTGATTAGCCACGACTTCATCCTTAAATAAATTTTCTGTCATTGGACACCATCCCTCTACTCATTTTTGTTGGCCATCTATTCAGCAAAAGATGTTGATATACTGGCAAAAGATGGTCAAATAACACCTGGTCCACTTCCTCGTGATAATAAATCATTTGGTAAATACTAAATAAGGCCAATATTTGTTGCCAATACGACGATAACTCAGTATGTTGAATGTTCACCCAATTCATTGTTAATTCTTTTTTTCTTAATTTTTCTTCATAATGCATTAGCTCATGTACCATCGCCCAATTATTTCCTTGCGGCATTTTAGGAGAGATAAATGTTTGATCATTTGATTCATTGAGCACATGCGTCACCCACTGATTATCAGGTTCATAAATATGCATTGTGCCCACGCTATGGTAATATTTTCCAACTTTAAGATTCAACTCTCGTGCCATAAATTCTTGGATAAAGGTGAATGAAAAAATATCACTTACTATGCCTCGAAACGCATCATTTGCTCGCATGTAAGCCACCATATTGAGTTGGTTATTTCTAATTAAGAACTGCAATCCCAATGTGCAAGATACATCTAAATTTTGATTAATTGTTAATTCGTGCGCATCAAATATTTGGATTACTGCTCGTTTCGAATCAGCATCATTTAGCAGTTCTTGTTTAACGTTCTGCCATTGATTTAGGTTTTGTTCCCCAAAATGAAACAGCTTTTTGCCGTATGCCGTACCGGTTAGTGTTTGCCCGTCCATTGAATAATCAGGCATTCGTTTATTGTAATAGCTGATGTAAGACAAGCTATTGTTTCCTGTTAGATACCACAATGCCTCCGCAAAATTAAAGATAATATTTGTTTTTCTCGTTTGGCTATATACAATTCTCTGTACGGGATTTTCAATTTTAAAATGGACACCTAATTTTTCCCGACTACTAAATCCTCTGGGCTCATTGAAAAATTCTGCATGATGATATATTTCATTTAGTTCGGCTATATAGGCATCATCAAAGGTTTCATATGTTGTCATTTAACTCAACTCCCTCATTCAACGCTACTTTGACAATACTTTATTGTGTTGTAGATAATTGTCTATCACATTACTTATTTGTGAAAGGCAACTATTCATATTTTCGTAATAGATATACTCTACGTCCCCAATTACACCAAGACCACGTATCAAATATGCATAGTCAACATCATTCTTTAAAAGCAAAATAATCTTTTTATGAAATGCTGACGCCCAGCCAATTTCAATATGGGTACCTGGTGATGCTGGGCTACCCGGAAAAGCCATTAAAACATCACAATTTTTTATGGAATTAAAATCAGCATCTGTACATTGAGTGGGGGTCATCATTTCTAATCCCCAATTCTCTCGTTTGTGCGCATTATCCACAAACATTCCTTTATCTTCTAACACTTGCATTACTTGCTGAAGTGACTGTGTAGTTTCCGTATTGACTCGATTGTTTTGATTCAAAAGTTGTTTGAAAGGTGCGGCCAAAAAAACACGTTGATTCACAAAATTGCCTCCTAAATTTTCAACACATAGAAAAAGAACGTTTGCAATAATAACAGTTATATTGCAAACGCTCTTAGATATAGTATGGCTGTTTATATGATTGCAAAAAAATCATATATTCATACTTTCCTACGCTGCTTGCTACAGATCAGGTTCAAAGGGTTCAAAGATTATCTCTTCTCTCTCAGCTTTTTTAAAAGCACCCCTAGTATGTTAATTAATCGACTAATAACAAAATCGAGTGTAACACACTTGTTCAGAAGTATGCAAACAAATTATTTTATCAAATAGTAATGTTAAGACGCTAATTCCCGTTATGACGCGATTATAACCATAAAAGTCAATACCAATACATTAATTGGGTCGTACCAATTAATATATTGGTATTGACTTTTCAAAAAACAACCTTTACGATGAATATGTAAAAACACGGCTTGATAATGAATTGGTGTTCGCCAGGTTCAGATTAATTATCAATTTATTTCTGAACTTTTCACTATACTTTGCAAAGTTAATTTTATATCTTGCAATATTTTTTACGCAATCGTAGCATGCACTTTGTGTATGCATTGTCACAAATTGGAGGAAGTATCAAATGAATATCGATTCAACAGATTACCTGAACAATTTAGATGCCTACTGGCGAGCTACCAATTATTTGTCAGTTGGACAACTCTATTTGTTAGATAACCCATTGCTTAAGGAAAAGTTAACGGCAGAACAAGTTAAAATTCACCCAATCGGGCACTGGGGCACGATTCCTAGTCAAAACTTTATTTATGCCCATTTAAATCGTGCTATTAATAAATTTAATTTGAATATGTTTTACATTGAGGGGCCTGGCCATGGCGGACAAGTAATGATTTCAAATGCTTATCTTGATGGTAGTTATACCGAAGCATTTCCAGAAATCACACAGGATGAAGCGGGTATGCAGAAAATGTTTAAGCGTTTCTCTTTCCCCGGTGGCGTTGCTTCACATGCTGATCCTAAAGTACCTGGATCGATTCATGAAGGTGGTGCTTTAGGCTATTCTATCTTGCACGGTGCTGGTGCTGTATTGGATAATCCAGACCTCATTGCTGCGGTTGTTGTTGGCGATGGTGAAGCAGAAACAGCACCCCTAGCCACTTCATGGCATGTTAATAAATTTTTGAATCCTAAAAATGATGGTACTGTATTACCAATTTTGAATTTAAATGGCTTCAAGATTGCGAATCCCACAGTTCTCTCTCGAGAATCTGATGAAACACTAACCGATTATTTCCACAGTCTGGGATGGCACCCTTACTTTGTAAGTTCTTTTGACAAACCGATTATGCAAGTTCATGAAGAAATGGCAAAAACCATGGACACAGTATTTACTGAGATTAAAGACATTAGAGAAAAAGCCGTTCAGCAGACAAATGAAGAGATTACACGACCACTTTGGCCAATGATTGTTTTACGTTCACCTAAAGGCTGGACAGGGCCAAAAACTTGGGATGACAAACCAATTGAAAATTCATTTCGTGCACACCAAATTCCAATTCCTGCTGACCAAAATCATCCTGAATATATACCACAACTTGTTGATTGGTTACAATCTTACAAACCAGATGAATTATTTGATGAAAACGGTCAGTTAACACAATCTATCCAAGAAGTATTACCGAAAAAAGAGCTACGTATGGCCAATAATTCGGTCACCAATGCTGGTATTATCAAACCTTTGATTTTACCTGACATTGACAATTACTTGGTAGAAAATAATCAGCCAGACAATAACTTAGCTCAAGATGCTATTTTGTTAGGTGACTATTTGCGTGATATCATCAAACTTAATCCTACTAACTTCCGTGGCTTTGGCCCAGATGAAACAGCTTCTAATCGTTTCCAAGACATTTTTGAAACAACTAATCGCCAATGGCTATTACCAATCAAAGAACCTAATGATCAATTCATGGCACCTGAAGGCCGTATTATTGATTCTATGTTATCAGAGCATTATGATGAGGGGATGCTTGAAGCTTATACGCTAACCGGTCGTCATGGATTCTTTGCCAGTTATGAGGTCTTTATTCGTGAAGTTGATGACATGATTGTGCAACATTTTAAGTGGTTGAATCATTCTCATGACGTTTCATGGCGTAAGGACGTACCGGCATTAAATATTATTGCTGATTCAACCGTTTTCCAACAAGACCATAATGGTTACTCACACCAAGATCCTGGTGTAACAACAATGTTGTATGAAAAGCAACCAGACTTCATTCGCGAGTTCTTCCCAGCGGATGCTAATAGCTTGGTCGCAACATTTGAACATGCTGCGCAAGCAACGCAACAGATTAATTATATTGTGGCCAGCAAACATCCCCGCTTACAGTGGTTCTCACCTACTGAGGCCAAACAGCTTGTTACGCAGGGATTACGTGTCATTGATTGGGCAAGTACTGACAAAGGTGAAAAACCTGATATTATTATTACTTCAGCTGGTTCTGAACCAACGACAGAAAGTTTAGCAGCAATACAAATTTTGCACGAACACATACCATCATTAAAAATACGTTACATCAATGTATTGGATCTATTTAAACTACGGGCCGATGCCAGCTATGGCTTAAGTGATGATGAATTTGATGCTTACTTCACTACTGACACACCAGTATTATTTGCATTCCATGGCTATGAACCAATGATTGAATCTATTTTCTTCAAACGACACAATCACCACTTAGCAGTTCATGGTTACCGAGAAGTTGGTGACATTACAACACCATTTGATATGCGTGTTCTTAACAAAATTGATCGATTTAATTTAGTTAAAGCTGCTATTAATCTCTTGCCAGAAAATATTCGCACCAAGCAAGCAGCCCTCGTGCAAGAAATGACCGATAAGCTCGACCTACACGTTGCGTATACTAGGTCAAAGGGAACGGACTTGCCCGAAGTAGAAGATTGGCGCTGGCGACCACTTAAGTGACCTCTTTCTGTTATTTCATTAGAAATTCAAAGCAACAAGAAAAAGGATCCTAATTATTTAGGCTCCTTTTTCTTGTTGCTATTTTTAATTCAGCTCCGGAATAAACATATTTCCTAAAGTTGCTGCCATGACAGCTTTAATTGTATGTAGCCGGTTTTCTGCTTGCTCAAATTGATGCGCATATGAAGCATGAAAGACCTCATCAGTGATTTCCATCTCTTTAATACCAAACTTGTCATAAATATCTTGCGCCATTTTAGTATTCAAATCATGAAATGCTGGTAAATCATGTAACACAATTACCTGTTCGTTGTTTGTTTTTTCGACTAATGTTGCGTTAATTTGATAAGGTGATAATAACTTTATTCTTTCTTCAAACGTATCTTCTTCACCCATCGAAGCCCACACATCCGTGTACAAGACGTCAACATCATTTACGCCACCATCAATGTCATCTGTAACAAGCAACTTTGCACCTGATTCAGCAGCTTTTTGGTTGGCTATATTTAGAATTTCTTCACTTGGTTGCAAACTTTTTGGTGATACAATATGCACATTAACACCTAATATTGCCCCTGTTACCAACAGAGAATTAGCAACGTTATTTCGACCATCACCCATATAGGCTAAGGTAATACCCGCTATGTGGCCTAGTTGTTCCTTAATGGTAAGAAAATCAGCTAACATTTGTGTTGGATGCCAATCATCTGTCAGACCATTCCAGACTGGCACGCCACTGTAAGTGGCCAATCCTTCCACTGTAGCTTGCGAAAATCCGCGATATTCGATTGCATCGTACATGCTCCCAAAAACCTTTGCCGTGTCTTCCAGGGACTCTTTCTTGCCAAATTGAATATCATTTTTACCTAGAAACTCCGGATGAGCGCCTAAGTCATTTGCAGCAACGGTAAAAGAAGAACGCGTACGCGTTGAAGTTTTTTCAAACAACAAGGCAATATTTTTGCCCTCAAGGTATTTATGCGGTATATTATTTTGCTTTAAATACTTGAAGTGCGCAGCCAAATCGATGAATGTTTCTAGCTCTTTTTTTGTAAAATCAATTTCTTTAAGAAAAGATTTTCCTTGAAAATGTGAATGCATTACCTTGCCTCCAAAACTTTTTTATTTCTTACAATTTCTTTTTTAACATTTTCAACAGCCGTACCGCCTAACGAAGTGCGTCGGTTAACTGCTGTTTCAGATTGTAGTTTGTCGTAAATGTCTTCTTCTATTTGTGGGGCTACGGCTTGCAAATCAGACAGAGACATTTTTTGTAATGGCGTTTTTGATTGAATACCTGTCAAGACTAATTGACCCACAATTGCATGGGCTTCACGGAATGGTACACCTTTAGTGGCCAAGTAATCCGCTAGTTCAGTCGCATTCGAAAAATCATCTTGTGTTGTGGCCAGCATACGCTCTTTATGAACCGTCAAGCCACTTAGCATACCCGTAAACACCTTAACAGAGGCTAGAACCGTATCCATAATATCAAAGACCTGCTCTTTATCCTCTTGCATATCTTTGTTGTAGGCTAGTGGCAATGACTTCATCGTTGTCAACAGACCCATTAATGCGCCATAGCTTCTTCCTGTTTTTCCACGAACTAATTCAGCAAAATCGGCATTCTTTTTTTGTGGCATAATTGACGAGCCGGTTGAAAAATCATCTGATAGTTCAATGTAATTAAATTCGTAAGTTGACCACAAAATTAACTCTTCTGCCATTCTGGAAAGGTGCATCATTAATATAGCGGCGTTTGACAAGAATTCTAAAGCAAAATCACGATCTGACACGGCATCTAATGAGTTGTGATAAATACTGTCAAAACCCAGTTCTGAAGCAACAAATTCACGGTCAATCGGGAAAGTTGTCCCGGCTAATGCCGCTGCTCCTAACGGCAAAATGTCTGTATGCTTTTGGTTAAATTCGAAACGTTCATAGTCACGTTGAAACATTTCAAAGTAAGCAAGAAGATAGTGACCATAAGTTATTGGCTGCGCATGTTGCAAATGCGTATACCCAGACATGATGGTTCCTGCATGAGTTGTCGCCAAAGTTAACAACTCCTCTTGCAATTCAGTTAGAGATTCTAGAACGTGGGGCAAACGATGCTTGACCCATAAATGAAAATCAGTGGCTACTTGGTCATTACGGGAACGAGCAGTGTGCAATTTTCCTGCCACCGGACCTATTTTCTCGGTCAATAATGATTCGATATTCATATGAATATCTTCGTTTTTAACGTCAAACTCAATTTTTCCAGCAATGAGTTCTTCATTGATGATTTTCAAACCAGAAACGATTTTTTCTGATTCTTCCGGACTGATAATGCCTTGTTTGCCAAGCATTTTCGCATGTGCTATCGAACCTTCAATATCTTCAGCTGCCATTTTTTGATCAAAGTGAATTGAAGCACCAAATTCATCTACCCATTCTGCAGCTTTAGCAGTAAAACGACCACCCCATAATTTATCACTCATATTATTCATTACTCCCTTTATTGCTATCTATGTACACGAGCTAGGCTCGTATTTTTTATTTCACTGTGTTCTTTTTCGCTTGTGAATGGACATGGTTGACTTGTTCATAAACCGTATTACTTAGTGTCCACAATTTGATAAAGCCTACCGCAGATGCTTGGTCAAATGA contains:
- a CDS encoding class I SAM-dependent methyltransferase is translated as MTENLFKDEVVANQFNDYNDVLEQVLGYNFVLSILKSTQAKKILDYGCGPGKVSLRLANQLSADIVAVDESAKMIEIAKRERKHQQIDYKIVKKDNLDFISDNSVNGAIACYVFINNQSEQRILKIMREIYRTLRPNSHFIILDTNPNTTGVPFSTFQNGEPGKFYSYGEERVEKLNLDSQEKLILHDFNWPNRMYETNLKRAGFSEITVRYPKLEDFSAEQIQQIEQEYHYKSWLNEKTQAPFILYQAIKK
- a CDS encoding nucleoside 2-deoxyribosyltransferase; amino-acid sequence: MNQRVFLAAPFKQLLNQNNRVNTETTQSLQQVMQVLEDKGMFVDNAHKRENWGLEMMTPTQCTDADFNSIKNCDVLMAFPGSPASPGTHIEIGWASAFHKKIILLLKNDVDYAYLIRGLGVIGDVEYIYYENMNSCLSQISNVIDNYLQHNKVLSK
- a CDS encoding thymidylate synthase — encoded protein: MTTYETFDDAYIAELNEIYHHAEFFNEPRGFSSREKLGVHFKIENPVQRIVYSQTRKTNIIFNFAEALWYLTGNNSLSYISYYNKRMPDYSMDGQTLTGTAYGKKLFHFGEQNLNQWQNVKQELLNDADSKRAVIQIFDAHELTINQNLDVSCTLGLQFLIRNNQLNMVAYMRANDAFRGIVSDIFSFTFIQEFMARELNLKVGKYYHSVGTMHIYEPDNQWVTHVLNESNDQTFISPKMPQGNNWAMVHELMHYEEKLRKKELTMNWVNIQHTELSSYWQQILALFSIYQMIYYHEEVDQVLFDHLLPVYQHLLLNRWPTKMSRGMVSNDRKFI
- the argF gene encoding ornithine carbamoyltransferase; amino-acid sequence: MHSHFQGKSFLKEIDFTKKELETFIDLAAHFKYLKQNNIPHKYLEGKNIALLFEKTSTRTRSSFTVAANDLGAHPEFLGKNDIQFGKKESLEDTAKVFGSMYDAIEYRGFSQATVEGLATYSGVPVWNGLTDDWHPTQMLADFLTIKEQLGHIAGITLAYMGDGRNNVANSLLVTGAILGVNVHIVSPKSLQPSEEILNIANQKAAESGAKLLVTDDIDGGVNDVDVLYTDVWASMGEEDTFEERIKLLSPYQINATLVEKTNNEQVIVLHDLPAFHDLNTKMAQDIYDKFGIKEMEITDEVFHASYAHQFEQAENRLHTIKAVMAATLGNMFIPELN
- a CDS encoding phosphoketolase family protein, giving the protein MNIDSTDYLNNLDAYWRATNYLSVGQLYLLDNPLLKEKLTAEQVKIHPIGHWGTIPSQNFIYAHLNRAINKFNLNMFYIEGPGHGGQVMISNAYLDGSYTEAFPEITQDEAGMQKMFKRFSFPGGVASHADPKVPGSIHEGGALGYSILHGAGAVLDNPDLIAAVVVGDGEAETAPLATSWHVNKFLNPKNDGTVLPILNLNGFKIANPTVLSRESDETLTDYFHSLGWHPYFVSSFDKPIMQVHEEMAKTMDTVFTEIKDIREKAVQQTNEEITRPLWPMIVLRSPKGWTGPKTWDDKPIENSFRAHQIPIPADQNHPEYIPQLVDWLQSYKPDELFDENGQLTQSIQEVLPKKELRMANNSVTNAGIIKPLILPDIDNYLVENNQPDNNLAQDAILLGDYLRDIIKLNPTNFRGFGPDETASNRFQDIFETTNRQWLLPIKEPNDQFMAPEGRIIDSMLSEHYDEGMLEAYTLTGRHGFFASYEVFIREVDDMIVQHFKWLNHSHDVSWRKDVPALNIIADSTVFQQDHNGYSHQDPGVTTMLYEKQPDFIREFFPADANSLVATFEHAAQATQQINYIVASKHPRLQWFSPTEAKQLVTQGLRVIDWASTDKGEKPDIIITSAGSEPTTESLAAIQILHEHIPSLKIRYINVLDLFKLRADASYGLSDDEFDAYFTTDTPVLFAFHGYEPMIESIFFKRHNHHLAVHGYREVGDITTPFDMRVLNKIDRFNLVKAAINLLPENIRTKQAALVQEMTDKLDLHVAYTRSKGTDLPEVEDWRWRPLK